One stretch of Hoeflea sp. 108 DNA includes these proteins:
- a CDS encoding PfkB family carbohydrate kinase produces MTSGNAKRPAVLSIGRIYCDLIFTGLGSLPGLGREVFAQDMKMAAGGGAFIAAAHMAHAGREVALVARLGTDALSAGIEPELRASGADLQFLEKSPGAGPQVTVASVIGNDRAFLSRRAGSALPDTLDAALAWTAAGHLHIAEYATLHEIPDLVSRAKARGLTVSLDPSWDETLIYEADLLDRCAGVDIFLPNMEEATAITRENDPVAAVEMLAEAFPVVALKAGGDGAWLKSKGQVLHRLAEAVPVIDTTGAGDAFNAGFIDAWLSGENEETCLAAGIHYGSLAVQAAGGSAILRRPEHRIAS; encoded by the coding sequence ATGACTTCGGGAAATGCCAAGCGTCCGGCGGTGCTCAGCATCGGCCGGATCTATTGTGACCTCATCTTCACCGGCCTGGGCTCGTTGCCCGGGCTGGGCAGGGAGGTCTTTGCCCAGGACATGAAGATGGCTGCCGGCGGCGGTGCCTTCATCGCAGCTGCCCATATGGCGCATGCCGGGCGCGAGGTGGCGCTTGTCGCACGCCTCGGCACCGACGCCTTGTCGGCTGGCATCGAGCCCGAACTCAGGGCCAGCGGTGCCGACCTGCAGTTCCTCGAGAAGTCGCCGGGTGCAGGCCCGCAGGTGACCGTCGCCTCGGTCATCGGCAACGATCGCGCCTTCCTGTCGCGCCGTGCCGGCTCCGCATTGCCCGACACGCTCGACGCAGCACTCGCCTGGACGGCGGCAGGTCATCTCCACATCGCCGAATACGCCACGCTGCACGAGATTCCCGATCTAGTGTCGCGCGCCAAGGCGAGGGGTCTCACGGTTTCGCTCGACCCGAGCTGGGACGAGACGCTGATCTACGAGGCCGACCTGCTCGACCGCTGCGCCGGCGTCGACATCTTCTTGCCCAACATGGAAGAGGCGACGGCCATCACCCGCGAGAACGACCCCGTCGCTGCTGTCGAGATGCTGGCCGAGGCCTTCCCGGTTGTTGCGCTCAAGGCGGGCGGCGACGGCGCCTGGCTCAAATCCAAGGGGCAGGTGCTGCATCGCCTTGCGGAAGCAGTGCCCGTCATTGACACGACAGGTGCAGGCGATGCCTTCAACGCTGGCTTCATCGATGCCTGGCTGTCGGGTGAGAACGAGGAAACCTGCCTCGCGGCTGGCATCCACTATGGTAGCCTGGCCGTGCAGGCCGCAGGCGGCTCGGCAATCCTGCGCCGGCCCGAGCATCGCATCGCAAGCTGA
- a CDS encoding outer membrane protein, giving the protein MIRNIVLASAVLFTLDTSAKAADAVTVAAPANDYWSGLYAGVHAGYGWGRARDVDASGPDSYRNIDGWLGGVQIGANARMNSLVFGVEGDIAATGIGFSQAGDGFSLKGNVDWLSTIRGRVGFTPTDRMLVYGTGGVAFAGFDLDLNGGGQSFGGNGFHTGWAVGAGVEAMVTDKISLKAEYLYSDFGSDSYKLPDPANIALRVHTVRVGANFHF; this is encoded by the coding sequence ATGATCAGAAACATTGTCCTCGCAAGTGCCGTGCTTTTCACACTCGATACATCTGCCAAGGCTGCCGATGCGGTCACCGTGGCTGCTCCCGCAAACGACTATTGGAGCGGCCTCTATGCGGGCGTTCATGCCGGCTATGGCTGGGGGCGGGCGCGAGACGTCGATGCGTCAGGCCCCGACTCCTACCGGAACATCGACGGCTGGCTCGGTGGCGTTCAGATCGGCGCCAACGCGCGGATGAACAGCTTGGTGTTCGGTGTCGAAGGAGACATCGCCGCCACCGGCATTGGCTTCTCGCAGGCCGGTGACGGCTTTAGCCTCAAGGGCAACGTCGACTGGCTGTCCACCATACGGGGACGCGTCGGCTTCACGCCGACCGATCGTATGCTGGTTTACGGGACCGGAGGCGTCGCCTTCGCGGGGTTCGATCTGGACCTCAACGGCGGCGGGCAATCCTTCGGCGGCAATGGCTTCCACACCGGCTGGGCGGTTGGCGCCGGCGTCGAAGCAATGGTGACCGACAAGATCTCGTTGAAGGCCGAATACCTCTACAGTGACTTCGGCAGCGACAGCTACAAGCTGCCTGATCCGGCCAACATTGCGCTCCGCGTCCACACTGTCAGGGTCGGCGCCAATTTTCACTTCTAG
- a CDS encoding 3-hydroxyacyl-CoA dehydrogenase NAD-binding domain-containing protein, whose translation MSATRFSESVSGSIRDGVLVITIDNAPVNATSAHVRQGLVKAVDHAVAVGTVIGVVVTGAGRTFVGGADIKEFGMPPVEPTLPEVMSRIENCRKPVVAAINGAALGGGCEIALACHGRIAAEAASIGMPEVKLGIVPGAGGTQRLPRLTGTIAAIDLIGSGRTVKPEEALRLGLVDGIATDQMSTAIALARGMASGPLRRTGGIQIATPDASAVDAAAKKVLAKARGQAAPAEAVRLVRAASETSLEDGLADERATFLRLRDSLEAAALRHVFFAERQAGKVSKLEGIAPRMVETVGIVGTGLMGAGIAVAALTAGYRVVGIEQSEDAAAKGRERISGILDKAVQSGRLSDLARTACLDRLQVAADAGRLAAADLVVEAVFDDLTVKTELFQRLDGIVRPGAILATNTSYLNPDEIASATAHAERVVGLHFFSPANVMRLVEVVDCRATAPDVLASALAFAKKLGKLPIVSGVTEGFIGNRIFSAYRREAEFMIEDGAAPDQVDAALETYGFPMGIFNVYDMAGLEIAWARRKRQAATRDPNARYVEIADRLCEAGRFGRKTGKGWYDYSSGEKAVDPAVSVLIEAARTAKGIVPRTFTSGEIVERLLRAMADEGKSLLEEGIAARSSDIDLVMINGYGFPAHKGGPMFVADTYA comes from the coding sequence ATGAGCGCAACGCGGTTTTCGGAGAGCGTTTCGGGCAGCATCCGCGACGGCGTGCTGGTCATCACGATCGACAATGCTCCGGTCAACGCCACATCGGCGCATGTCCGGCAGGGGCTGGTCAAGGCCGTCGACCATGCGGTCGCGGTGGGCACCGTGATCGGCGTCGTCGTCACCGGCGCCGGTCGCACCTTTGTCGGCGGCGCCGACATCAAGGAGTTCGGCATGCCGCCAGTCGAGCCGACGCTCCCCGAGGTCATGTCCCGCATCGAGAACTGCCGCAAGCCGGTAGTTGCGGCCATCAACGGGGCAGCCCTCGGCGGCGGCTGCGAGATCGCGCTCGCCTGCCATGGCCGCATCGCCGCCGAGGCGGCATCCATCGGCATGCCTGAGGTCAAGCTCGGCATCGTGCCGGGTGCGGGGGGCACGCAGCGCCTGCCGCGCCTGACCGGCACCATAGCTGCCATCGATCTTATCGGCAGCGGCCGCACCGTGAAGCCTGAAGAGGCGCTCAGGCTCGGCCTCGTCGACGGTATCGCCACCGACCAGATGTCCACGGCGATTGCGCTGGCGCGCGGCATGGCCTCGGGTCCGCTGCGGCGCACCGGCGGCATCCAGATCGCCACACCGGATGCCTCGGCGGTCGACGCCGCAGCGAAAAAAGTGCTCGCCAAAGCCCGCGGGCAGGCAGCTCCGGCGGAAGCCGTAAGGCTGGTCAGAGCTGCATCCGAAACGAGCCTTGAAGACGGTCTCGCCGACGAGCGCGCCACCTTCCTGCGCCTGCGCGATTCCCTGGAGGCGGCAGCCCTTCGCCACGTTTTTTTCGCCGAGCGGCAGGCCGGCAAGGTCAGCAAGCTCGAGGGCATCGCACCGCGCATGGTCGAGACGGTTGGCATCGTCGGTACCGGCCTGATGGGCGCCGGCATCGCGGTTGCGGCCTTGACCGCCGGTTATCGCGTCGTCGGCATCGAGCAGAGTGAAGACGCCGCAGCAAAGGGGCGCGAACGCATATCAGGCATTCTCGACAAGGCCGTCCAGTCGGGCCGTCTCAGCGACCTCGCGCGCACCGCCTGCCTTGATCGGCTCCAAGTCGCAGCCGACGCCGGCAGACTGGCCGCCGCCGACCTCGTCGTCGAAGCGGTGTTCGACGATCTCACGGTCAAGACGGAACTCTTTCAGCGGCTCGACGGCATCGTCAGGCCCGGTGCGATCCTCGCCACCAACACCAGCTATCTGAACCCGGACGAGATCGCCTCGGCGACCGCCCACGCCGAACGCGTGGTCGGCCTGCACTTCTTCTCGCCGGCCAATGTCATGCGCCTCGTCGAGGTCGTCGACTGCAGGGCGACCGCGCCCGACGTGCTCGCTTCCGCGCTGGCCTTTGCCAAGAAGCTGGGCAAGCTGCCCATCGTCTCCGGCGTGACCGAAGGCTTCATCGGCAATCGTATCTTCTCGGCCTATCGCCGCGAGGCGGAGTTCATGATCGAGGACGGCGCGGCACCTGATCAGGTCGATGCCGCGCTCGAAACCTATGGCTTCCCGATGGGCATCTTCAACGTCTACGACATGGCCGGCCTGGAGATCGCCTGGGCCCGGCGCAAGAGGCAGGCGGCGACACGCGATCCCAATGCTCGTTATGTCGAAATCGCCGATCGCTTGTGTGAGGCCGGCCGCTTCGGCCGCAAGACAGGCAAAGGCTGGTATGACTATTCGTCGGGCGAAAAGGCCGTCGATCCCGCGGTCTCTGTCCTGATCGAGGCGGCACGGACCGCAAAGGGCATTGTCCCGCGGACCTTCACATCAGGCGAGATCGTGGAGCGCCTGCTGCGCGCCATGGCCGACGAGGGCAAGTCCCTGCTCGAGGAGGGCATCGCGGCACGATCGAGCGACATCGATCTCGTGATGATCAATGGCTATGGCTTCCCCGCTCACAAGGGCGGTCCGATGTTTGTCGCAGACACGTACGCGTAG
- a CDS encoding RidA family protein, protein MHEILQPEGWAKPVGYANGVAATGRTIFVGGQIGWNAQCQFETDDFVGQVRQTLENVVAVLKAGGAEPHHITTMTWYFTDKKEYTENLRGLGQAYRDVIGRHFPAMAAMQVVALVEDRAKIEIQATAVIPA, encoded by the coding sequence ATGCATGAGATCCTGCAACCCGAGGGCTGGGCCAAGCCTGTCGGCTATGCCAACGGCGTGGCGGCAACCGGCCGCACCATCTTTGTCGGCGGCCAGATCGGCTGGAACGCGCAGTGCCAGTTCGAGACCGACGACTTCGTCGGTCAGGTGCGCCAGACGCTGGAAAACGTCGTCGCCGTGCTGAAGGCCGGCGGCGCCGAGCCGCACCACATTACGACCATGACCTGGTACTTCACCGACAAGAAGGAATACACCGAAAACCTGCGCGGTCTCGGCCAGGCCTATCGCGACGTAATCGGCCGCCACTTCCCGGCCATGGCCGCCATGCAGGTGGTGGCGCTGGTCGAGGACCGCGCCAAGATCGAAATCCAGGCCACCGCGGTCATCCCGGCATAG
- a CDS encoding thioesterase family protein codes for MPFRTSRPLRFGDCDPSGIAYFPSYLNILVGVLEEFFGDAGAPWKQLVDERRIGTPTVRLDLTFVHPGYHGDILDFELFVRRIGRSSLDLEHKVSAAGTLLWSARHSVVATSLDTHKSLAWPDDLRAALESRLETSDA; via the coding sequence GTGCCCTTCCGCACCTCCAGGCCGCTGCGTTTCGGCGACTGCGATCCCTCCGGGATCGCCTATTTCCCGTCCTATCTGAACATTCTCGTCGGTGTTCTGGAGGAATTCTTCGGTGATGCCGGCGCGCCCTGGAAACAGCTCGTCGACGAGCGCCGCATCGGCACGCCGACGGTGCGGCTGGACCTCACCTTCGTCCATCCGGGCTACCACGGCGACATACTCGATTTCGAGCTGTTCGTCCGTCGCATCGGCCGCTCGTCGCTCGACCTCGAACACAAGGTTTCGGCCGCTGGCACCCTGCTCTGGAGCGCTCGCCACAGCGTGGTCGCGACCTCGCTCGACACCCACAAATCGCTTGCCTGGCCGGACGACCTCCGCGCCGCGCTCGAAAGCCGCCTGGAGACGTCAGATGCATGA
- a CDS encoding acyl-CoA dehydrogenase family protein yields MAAHLMPTGAPARDHLDWPFFADSHKTLVAELDGFIAKGGLGDIDHADADGACKKLVKALGAAGILRNCVPVAFGGVSEQIDSRSLCLIRETLAYADGLADFAFAMQGLGTGAISLSGSDALKQAILPKVARGELISAFALTEPEAGSDVAAMSTSARRDGDAYVLDGEKIFISNGGIADVYTVFARTGEAPGTRGISTFVVHADTPGFSIAERIETIAPHPLARIRFDNCRIPASQLLGEPGEGFKIAMRTLDIFRPSVAAAALGFARRALDEAVAHAKSRKMFGATLADLPTAQSTLGEMATAIDAASLLTVRTAWRRDVQKLPITREAAMAKMTATENAQWVIDQALQMFGGRGVRVGEITERLYREIRALRIYEGATEVQKLIIGRELMKAAK; encoded by the coding sequence ATGGCCGCGCATTTGATGCCGACCGGTGCGCCGGCCCGTGACCATCTGGACTGGCCGTTCTTCGCCGACAGCCACAAGACGTTGGTAGCCGAACTCGACGGTTTCATCGCCAAGGGCGGGCTCGGCGACATCGATCATGCCGACGCCGACGGCGCCTGCAAGAAGCTGGTGAAAGCACTCGGCGCTGCCGGCATCTTGCGCAACTGCGTGCCGGTGGCCTTCGGCGGCGTGTCCGAGCAGATCGACAGCCGCTCGCTCTGCCTGATCCGCGAAACACTTGCCTATGCCGACGGTCTCGCCGACTTCGCCTTCGCCATGCAGGGTCTTGGCACCGGCGCGATCAGCTTGTCGGGCTCGGACGCGCTCAAGCAGGCCATCTTGCCGAAGGTCGCCCGAGGCGAGCTGATCTCTGCTTTCGCGCTGACCGAGCCGGAGGCCGGCTCCGACGTCGCCGCGATGAGCACCTCTGCCCGCCGCGACGGCGATGCATACGTGCTTGACGGCGAGAAGATCTTCATCTCCAACGGCGGCATCGCCGACGTCTACACCGTCTTTGCCCGCACCGGCGAAGCACCTGGGACCCGCGGCATCTCGACCTTCGTCGTCCATGCCGACACGCCCGGCTTCTCGATCGCCGAACGCATCGAGACGATCGCGCCGCATCCCCTGGCCCGCATCCGCTTCGACAATTGCCGCATCCCGGCGTCGCAACTGCTTGGCGAACCGGGCGAAGGTTTCAAGATCGCCATGCGCACCCTGGATATTTTCCGGCCGTCGGTGGCTGCCGCGGCACTCGGCTTCGCCCGCCGTGCACTGGACGAGGCCGTTGCGCACGCCAAGTCGCGAAAGATGTTCGGGGCGACATTGGCCGACCTGCCGACAGCGCAGAGCACGTTGGGCGAGATGGCGACGGCCATCGACGCTGCGTCGCTGCTCACCGTGCGCACCGCCTGGCGCCGCGACGTGCAGAAGCTGCCGATCACCCGCGAGGCAGCGATGGCCAAGATGACCGCCACCGAAAATGCGCAGTGGGTCATCGACCAGGCGCTGCAAATGTTCGGCGGCCGCGGTGTGCGCGTCGGCGAGATCACTGAGCGGCTCTATCGCGAGATCCGTGCGCTGCGCATCTATGAAGGCGCCACCGAAGTGCAAAAGCTGATCATCGGCCGCGAGCTGATGAAGGCTGCGAAGTAG